A window of the Streptomyces sp. JB150 genome harbors these coding sequences:
- a CDS encoding M48 family metallopeptidase, giving the protein MSYDHPQSGSEQLPGRRRRRFPEISSRAYEHPADRSALVALRRLSGFDTVFKALSGLLPERSLRLLFLSDSVRVSDRQFPHLHRMLMDACYILDLEKVPPMYVQQDPQPNAMCVGMHEPVIVVTTGLVELLDEEEMRAVVGHEVGHALSGHAVYRTILLFLTSLALRVAWIPLGNMAVMAIVTALREWFRKSELSADRAGLLVGQDLHASLRGLMKLAGGNHLHEMNVDAFLEQADEYEAAGDLRDSVLKILNVLPRSHPFATVRAAELKKWAATRDYQRIMDGHYPKRGDDKEARVSESLRESAAHYASEVRESKDPLMKLVTDIAGGAGDLGDRMRRGWGGFTGAPRKDRPSGDAPERGQGD; this is encoded by the coding sequence GTTTCCCGGAGATCTCCTCGCGGGCCTACGAGCACCCGGCCGACCGCTCGGCGCTGGTGGCGCTGCGCCGGCTCAGCGGCTTCGACACCGTCTTCAAGGCGCTCAGCGGCCTGCTGCCCGAGCGGAGCCTGAGGCTGCTGTTCCTGTCCGACTCGGTGCGCGTCTCCGACCGGCAGTTCCCGCATCTGCACAGGATGCTGATGGACGCCTGCTACATCCTGGACCTGGAGAAGGTCCCGCCGATGTACGTCCAGCAGGACCCGCAGCCGAACGCGATGTGCGTGGGCATGCACGAGCCGGTCATCGTGGTCACCACGGGGCTGGTGGAGCTGCTGGACGAGGAGGAGATGCGGGCGGTGGTCGGCCACGAGGTCGGCCACGCCCTGTCCGGGCACGCCGTGTACCGCACGATCCTGCTGTTCCTGACCAGTCTCGCCCTGCGGGTGGCGTGGATCCCGCTCGGCAACATGGCGGTGATGGCGATCGTGACCGCGCTGCGCGAGTGGTTCCGCAAGTCGGAGCTGTCCGCGGACCGCGCGGGCCTGCTGGTGGGGCAGGACCTGCACGCCTCGCTGCGGGGCCTGATGAAGCTGGCGGGCGGCAACCACCTGCACGAGATGAACGTGGACGCGTTCCTGGAGCAGGCCGACGAGTACGAGGCGGCCGGCGATCTGCGCGACTCGGTGCTGAAGATCCTCAACGTGCTGCCGCGCTCGCACCCCTTCGCCACGGTCCGCGCGGCCGAGCTGAAGAAGTGGGCGGCCACCCGCGACTACCAGCGGATCATGGACGGCCACTACCCGAAGCGGGGCGACGACAAGGAGGCCAGGGTCTCGGAGTCGCTGCGCGAGTCGGCGGCGCACTACGCGTCGGAGGTGCGCGAGTCGAAGGACCCGCTGATGAAGCTGGTCACGGACATCGCCGGGGGCGCGGGCGACCTGGGCGACCGGATGCGGCGCGGCTGGGGCGGCTTCACCGGCGCACCGCGCAAGGACCGCCCCTCCGGGGACGCGCCGGAGCGGGGTCAGGGGGACTAG
- a CDS encoding glutamate-5-semialdehyde dehydrogenase, translating into MTTLSPYDSMSPLTQAAYRAKAAAADLAPLPRSVKDDALLAIADALEVRTSEIVEANAKDVAKARESGTSEGMIDRLTLTPERVRAIASDVRDVAALPDPVGEVVRGSTLPNGIDLRQIRVPLGVVGIIYEGRPNVTVDAAALCLKSGNAVLLRGSSSAYQSNTALVRVLRDAVGGAGLPADAVQLVPGESRDSVRELMRARGLVDVLIPRGGASLINTVVQESVVPVIETGTGNCHVYVDAQADLDMAVEILINSKAQRVGVCNAAETLLVHQDIAAEFLPRALDALADAGVTVHADERVMAYAKDSRATVVEATPEDWETEYLSYDIAAAVVDSLDKAVEHIRLWTSGHTEAIVTTSQQAARRFTQLVDSTTVAVNASTRFTDGGQFGFGAEIGISTQKLHARGPMGLPELTSTKYIVTGDGHVRR; encoded by the coding sequence ATGACCACGCTCTCGCCGTACGACTCGATGTCCCCGCTCACCCAGGCCGCCTACCGCGCCAAGGCCGCCGCCGCCGACCTCGCGCCGCTGCCGCGGTCCGTGAAGGACGACGCGCTGCTCGCCATCGCGGACGCGCTGGAGGTCCGGACGAGCGAGATCGTCGAGGCCAACGCCAAGGACGTGGCCAAGGCCCGGGAGAGCGGCACCAGCGAGGGCATGATCGACCGGCTCACCCTCACCCCGGAGCGGGTCCGCGCCATCGCCTCCGACGTGCGCGACGTGGCCGCGCTGCCCGACCCGGTCGGCGAGGTGGTGCGCGGCTCCACCCTGCCCAACGGCATCGACCTGCGCCAGATCCGGGTGCCGCTCGGCGTCGTCGGCATCATCTACGAGGGCCGCCCGAACGTGACGGTCGACGCCGCCGCCCTGTGCCTGAAGTCCGGCAACGCGGTGCTGCTGCGTGGCTCGTCCTCGGCGTACCAGTCGAACACCGCGCTGGTCCGCGTGCTGCGCGACGCCGTCGGCGGCGCCGGGCTGCCCGCCGACGCCGTCCAGCTCGTCCCCGGCGAGAGCCGCGACAGCGTGCGCGAGCTGATGCGCGCCCGCGGCCTGGTCGACGTGCTCATCCCGCGCGGCGGCGCCTCCCTGATCAACACGGTCGTCCAGGAGTCCGTCGTCCCGGTCATCGAGACCGGCACCGGCAACTGCCACGTCTACGTCGACGCGCAGGCCGACCTCGACATGGCCGTCGAGATCCTGATCAACTCCAAGGCCCAGCGGGTCGGCGTCTGCAACGCCGCCGAGACCCTGCTGGTCCACCAGGACATCGCCGCCGAGTTCCTGCCGCGCGCCCTGGACGCCCTCGCGGACGCCGGGGTCACCGTGCACGCCGACGAGCGGGTGATGGCGTACGCCAAGGACTCCAGGGCGACGGTGGTCGAGGCCACGCCGGAGGACTGGGAGACCGAGTACCTGTCGTACGACATCGCCGCGGCGGTCGTCGACTCGCTCGACAAGGCCGTGGAGCACATCCGGCTGTGGACCTCCGGCCACACCGAGGCCATCGTCACCACCTCGCAGCAGGCCGCCCGCCGGTTCACCCAGCTGGTCGACTCCACCACCGTCGCCGTGAACGCCTCCACCCGGTTCACCGACGGCGGCCAGTTCGGCTTCGGCGCCGAGATCGGCATCTCCACGCAGAAGCTGCACGCCCGCGGCCCGATGGGCCTGCCCGAGCTGACCAGCACGAAATACATCGTCACCGGCGACGGGCACGTGCGGCGCTGA
- the proB gene encoding glutamate 5-kinase → MREARRIVVKVGSSSLTTASGGLDADRVDALVDVLAKIRSGGEKEIVLVSSGAIAAGLAPLGLRRRPRDLARQQAAASVGQGLLVARYTASFARYGVRVGQVLLTSDDMSRRAHHRNASRTLDQLLAMGAFPIVNENDTVATDEIRFGDNDRLAALVAHLVHADLLVLLSDVDGVYDGDPARPGTSRIAEVRGPRDLADVEIGSAGKAGVGTGGMVTKVEAARIAAAAGIPVVLTSAVHAADALTGQDTGTYFHPTGKRSADRLLWLQHASTPQGALTLDDGAVRAVVERRTSLLPAGIAAVEGEFSAGDPVELRDGSGRAVARGLVNFDAKEIPRLIGRSTRELARELGPAYEREVVHRDDLVLLHS, encoded by the coding sequence GTGCGCGAGGCCCGCAGGATCGTCGTCAAGGTGGGTTCCTCGTCGCTGACCACCGCCTCGGGCGGACTGGACGCCGACCGGGTGGACGCGCTCGTCGACGTCCTGGCGAAGATCCGCAGCGGAGGCGAGAAGGAGATCGTGCTGGTCTCCTCGGGCGCCATCGCCGCCGGACTCGCCCCGCTGGGGCTGCGCCGCCGCCCGAGGGACCTGGCCCGCCAGCAGGCCGCCGCCAGCGTCGGCCAGGGCCTCCTCGTGGCCCGCTACACCGCCTCCTTCGCCCGCTACGGCGTCCGCGTCGGCCAGGTGCTGCTCACCAGCGACGACATGAGCCGCCGGGCCCACCACCGCAACGCCTCCCGCACCCTCGACCAGCTCCTCGCGATGGGCGCGTTCCCGATCGTGAACGAGAACGACACGGTCGCCACCGACGAGATCCGCTTCGGCGACAACGACCGGCTCGCCGCCCTCGTCGCCCACCTCGTCCACGCCGACCTGCTCGTCCTGCTCTCCGACGTGGACGGCGTCTACGACGGCGACCCCGCCAGGCCCGGCACCTCGCGGATCGCGGAGGTGCGCGGCCCGCGGGACCTCGCGGACGTGGAGATCGGCAGCGCCGGCAAGGCCGGGGTCGGCACCGGCGGCATGGTCACCAAGGTCGAGGCCGCCCGGATCGCCGCCGCCGCGGGCATCCCCGTCGTGCTGACCAGCGCCGTCCACGCGGCCGACGCCCTCACCGGCCAGGACACCGGCACCTACTTCCACCCCACGGGCAAGCGCTCCGCCGACCGGCTGCTGTGGCTGCAGCACGCCTCGACCCCGCAGGGCGCGCTCACCCTGGACGACGGGGCGGTACGGGCCGTGGTGGAACGGCGCACCTCCCTGCTGCCGGCCGGCATCGCCGCCGTCGAGGGCGAGTTCAGCGCGGGCGACCCGGTCGAGCTGCGCGACGGCTCCGGGCGGGCGGTGGCGCGCGGACTGGTCAACTTCGACGCCAAGGAGATCCCCCGGCTGATCGGGCGCTCCACCCGCGAGCTGGCCCGCGAACTGGGCCCGGCGTACGAGCGCGAGGTGGTCCACCGCGACGACCTGGTGCTCCTGCACTCCTGA
- a CDS encoding phospholipase D-like domain-containing protein → MPVRSLKHLAVPALLAGALLLPGIPATAAEQAPPISTGAVFNNPRGTTAQKNAVKNHIITAINNTQSGRMIRSALYALKDQDYTDALIAADRRGVAVRVVLDAKFKSSAATQNLISALGADKSKDSWVHVCTSGAACIATGRSSMINHNKFFTFSRIGDAGEAEDVVIQTSANQTSLNTEKYWNNAYTVVGNTALYTAYRDYFNDLAAMNKNANYFTSGKVGKEKYYFFPQKSGDIVVSVLNNLSCGGGATVRVAAFALHRDAVAQKLRSLADQGCSVRIVFNDSNDVSKLSGHRNIALRQLSTDDGYLVHSKYVLIEGDYAGHANTKWTFTGSHNLDESSLRDNDEAMLRLEGAGPHDAFRQNFESMFAVATPAG, encoded by the coding sequence ATGCCGGTTCGCTCGCTGAAACACCTGGCCGTGCCCGCTCTCCTCGCCGGTGCCCTGCTTCTGCCCGGCATCCCAGCCACGGCGGCCGAGCAGGCGCCACCGATCAGTACGGGGGCGGTGTTCAACAACCCAAGAGGCACCACGGCACAGAAGAATGCGGTGAAGAACCACATCATCACCGCGATCAACAATACGCAGAGCGGTCGAATGATCCGGTCCGCGCTCTATGCGCTGAAGGATCAGGATTACACTGATGCGCTCATCGCGGCGGACCGTCGCGGAGTCGCCGTGCGGGTGGTCCTGGACGCGAAGTTCAAATCCTCAGCGGCTACGCAGAATTTGATCTCCGCGCTCGGCGCCGATAAGTCGAAGGACTCCTGGGTGCATGTCTGCACATCGGGAGCTGCCTGTATCGCCACGGGGCGAAGCAGCATGATCAACCACAACAAGTTCTTCACGTTCTCGCGGATCGGTGACGCAGGAGAAGCGGAGGACGTGGTGATCCAGACCTCCGCGAACCAGACCTCACTCAATACGGAGAAGTACTGGAACAATGCTTACACCGTCGTGGGCAACACGGCACTGTACACCGCGTATCGTGATTACTTCAACGACTTGGCGGCGATGAACAAGAACGCGAACTACTTCACCAGCGGAAAGGTGGGTAAAGAGAAGTACTACTTCTTCCCTCAGAAGTCCGGGGACATCGTGGTGAGTGTCCTGAACAACCTTTCATGTGGTGGGGGCGCCACAGTGCGGGTCGCGGCGTTCGCACTGCACCGGGATGCGGTGGCGCAAAAGCTGAGGTCGTTGGCCGACCAAGGGTGCTCCGTGCGCATCGTCTTCAATGACAGCAACGACGTCAGTAAACTTTCCGGGCACAGAAACATTGCTCTGCGCCAGCTGAGCACAGACGATGGCTACCTCGTTCACTCCAAGTATGTGCTGATCGAAGGTGACTACGCCGGGCACGCGAACACGAAGTGGACCTTTACCGGATCTCATAACCTCGATGAGTCATCGCTGCGCGATAACGACGAGGCGATGCTCAGGCTGGAGGGTGCGGGGCCACACGACGCCTTTCGCCAGAACTTTGAAAGTATGTTCGCTGTCGCGACTCCCGCCGGCTAG
- a CDS encoding trypsin-like serine protease → MSSADGTAETRIIGGTKPESRGMAAISLDGNPHCSGSIIDNYWILTAKHCVRADGGDGDKYAYSRLKVRVKSVYSDSGGGVVGVSLTKSRDRHDLALIKLNRSANAEPVRMATKHSAVGATTYVFGYGTNSTSGASDHRLRRGTERVLDNSFPGILTTAIDGKPCHGDSGGPLFKLVDGKRYQIGVVSRLPQGDPLDCSAGRTVYSSVPNSLDWINGVMRDF, encoded by the coding sequence GTGAGCAGTGCTGACGGGACGGCAGAAACGCGGATCATCGGAGGAACCAAGCCCGAGTCCCGCGGGATGGCCGCTATATCGCTGGATGGGAATCCTCATTGCAGCGGGTCGATAATCGACAACTACTGGATTCTCACTGCCAAACACTGCGTCAGGGCCGACGGCGGCGACGGGGACAAGTACGCCTACAGCAGGCTCAAGGTACGTGTGAAGAGCGTTTACTCGGACAGTGGTGGAGGCGTTGTCGGCGTTTCCCTCACGAAGTCGCGGGACAGGCACGACCTGGCGCTGATCAAGCTCAACCGGTCGGCGAACGCGGAGCCCGTACGCATGGCCACGAAGCACTCCGCAGTCGGTGCGACCACCTATGTATTCGGCTACGGAACGAACTCCACCAGCGGCGCCAGTGATCACCGACTGCGCCGGGGAACCGAACGCGTCCTGGACAACTCTTTCCCGGGAATCCTGACCACGGCGATCGACGGAAAGCCGTGCCACGGGGACTCCGGTGGTCCGCTGTTCAAGCTGGTCGACGGAAAGCGGTACCAGATCGGCGTCGTCTCCAGGCTTCCGCAGGGCGACCCCCTGGACTGTTCGGCAGGGCGCACGGTCTACTCGTCCGTGCCCAACAGCCTGGACTGGATCAACGGAGTCATGCGGGACTTCTGA
- a CDS encoding glycosyltransferase, whose product MPVTQPDVSVIIGAYEAMPYLVECLASVEAQTIDPARMEVIAVDDGSTDGTGECLEEFAARAPMPVTVIRQENSGGPSGPRNVGLAKAAGRYVFFLDADDRLGPEALERMVAMADRNGTDVVLGRVEGINRTPPKSMWGKTLERTDVFSSNIKFTLSAQKLFRRELLTRHDMRFDESLWTGEDALFTMEAYLRANGVSVLADYTCYYLVGREDGKHVTKTGGYTLRFDSARALMKLIADMVPPGERRDTLMVRPFLITLLPQFGPRFLKDDEETRRHKFELAKPLMDAHWTEGVARRLKVEERLRLHMVAEQRPDLLVGMLEFLKSKKQVPAVLENKGRRVYLVYPYFRDRGAGLPDSLYLAEPREARAFHGYREPTPTASLLRRALRKARRMLRR is encoded by the coding sequence GTGCCCGTGACGCAGCCTGATGTCAGCGTGATCATCGGGGCGTACGAAGCCATGCCGTACCTGGTCGAATGCCTCGCGTCGGTCGAGGCACAGACCATCGACCCGGCACGCATGGAGGTCATCGCGGTGGACGACGGCTCCACCGACGGCACGGGGGAGTGCCTGGAGGAGTTCGCCGCCCGCGCGCCCATGCCGGTCACCGTGATCCGCCAGGAGAACTCCGGCGGGCCCAGCGGCCCGCGCAACGTCGGCCTCGCCAAGGCGGCCGGACGGTACGTGTTCTTCCTGGACGCCGACGACCGGCTCGGCCCGGAGGCGCTGGAGCGGATGGTCGCCATGGCCGACCGCAACGGCACGGACGTGGTCCTCGGCCGCGTCGAGGGCATCAACCGCACGCCGCCGAAGTCGATGTGGGGCAAGACGCTGGAGCGCACCGACGTCTTCTCGTCCAACATCAAGTTCACGCTCAGCGCGCAGAAGCTGTTCCGGCGCGAGCTGCTGACCCGCCACGACATGCGGTTCGACGAGTCGCTGTGGACCGGTGAGGACGCCCTGTTCACCATGGAGGCGTACCTGCGGGCGAACGGCGTCTCCGTCCTCGCCGACTACACCTGCTACTACCTGGTGGGCCGCGAGGACGGCAAGCACGTCACCAAGACCGGCGGCTACACCCTGCGCTTCGACTCCGCCCGCGCGCTGATGAAGCTGATCGCGGACATGGTGCCGCCGGGCGAGCGCCGCGACACGCTGATGGTGCGGCCGTTCCTCATCACCCTGCTGCCGCAGTTCGGACCCAGGTTCCTCAAGGACGACGAGGAGACCCGGCGGCACAAGTTCGAGCTGGCCAAGCCGCTGATGGACGCCCACTGGACGGAGGGCGTCGCCCGCCGGCTGAAGGTCGAGGAGCGGCTGCGGCTGCACATGGTGGCCGAGCAGCGCCCCGATCTGCTGGTCGGCATGCTGGAGTTCCTCAAGTCCAAGAAGCAGGTCCCGGCCGTCCTGGAGAACAAGGGCCGCCGCGTCTACCTGGTCTACCCGTACTTCCGCGACCGCGGCGCCGGCCTGCCCGACTCGCTCTACCTCGCCGAGCCCCGCGAGGCCCGCGCCTTCCACGGCTACCGCGAACCCACCCCCACCGCCTCCCTGCTGCGCCGCGCCCTCCGCAAGGCCCGCCGCATGCTGCGGCGTTGA
- a CDS encoding bifunctional cytidylyltransferase/SDR family oxidoreductase: MSQHIAKPRTTAVILAGGTGQRVGLSIPKQLLKIAGKAVIEHTLTTFEKADSIDDIIVLMAPGYVPDVEKIVAKAGFTKVSKIIEGGSTRNETTERAIAALGEGLAEGEDLNVLFHDAVRPLLSQRVIDDCVAALERYQAVDVAIPSADTIIVTRTHGEDGEFITEIPDRSRLRRGQTPQAFKLSTIKRAYEVAAGDPNFQATDDCSVVLKYLPDVPIHVVAGDEYNMKVTQPVDVFIADKLFQLASTAAPEQNGEEAYRELLTGKTVVIFGGSYGIGKDIAELAESYGATVYALGRSTTGTHVENPEEVDDALSKAYAETGRIDYVVNTAGVLRIGKLAETDNATIEEALKVNYLAPVQIARSSYKYLAETKGQLLLYTSSSYTRGRAEYSLYSSTKAAMVNLTQALSDEWAGDGIRVNCINPERTATPMRTKAFGQEPAGSLLSSEAVARTSLDVLLSELTGHVIDVRQQDPTAAAGRASGFEQALASVLDRQSGM, from the coding sequence GTGTCCCAGCACATAGCCAAGCCCCGTACCACCGCAGTGATCCTGGCCGGTGGAACCGGTCAGCGTGTGGGTCTGTCGATCCCCAAGCAGCTGCTGAAGATCGCCGGCAAGGCAGTCATCGAGCACACCCTGACCACCTTCGAGAAGGCCGACTCCATCGACGACATCATCGTCCTGATGGCGCCGGGTTACGTGCCGGACGTCGAGAAGATCGTCGCGAAGGCCGGGTTCACCAAGGTATCGAAGATCATCGAGGGCGGCTCGACGCGGAACGAGACCACCGAGCGCGCCATCGCCGCGCTCGGCGAGGGCCTGGCCGAGGGCGAGGACCTGAACGTCCTCTTCCACGACGCCGTCCGCCCGCTGCTCTCCCAGCGCGTCATCGACGACTGCGTCGCCGCCCTGGAGCGGTACCAGGCGGTCGACGTCGCCATCCCGTCCGCGGACACCATCATCGTGACCCGCACCCACGGTGAGGACGGCGAGTTCATCACCGAGATCCCGGACCGCTCCCGGCTGCGCCGTGGCCAGACGCCGCAGGCCTTCAAGCTGTCCACCATCAAGCGGGCCTACGAGGTCGCGGCCGGCGACCCCAACTTCCAGGCCACGGACGACTGCTCGGTCGTGCTCAAGTACCTGCCGGACGTGCCGATCCACGTCGTCGCGGGCGACGAGTACAACATGAAGGTCACCCAGCCCGTCGACGTCTTCATCGCCGACAAGCTCTTCCAGCTCGCCTCCACCGCCGCGCCCGAGCAGAACGGCGAGGAGGCCTACCGCGAGCTGCTGACCGGCAAGACCGTCGTGATCTTCGGCGGCTCGTACGGCATCGGCAAGGACATCGCCGAACTCGCCGAGTCCTACGGCGCGACCGTCTACGCCCTCGGCCGCTCCACCACCGGCACCCACGTGGAGAACCCGGAGGAGGTCGACGACGCGCTGTCCAAGGCGTACGCCGAGACCGGCCGGATCGACTACGTCGTCAACACCGCCGGCGTGCTGCGCATCGGCAAGCTGGCCGAGACCGACAACGCCACCATCGAGGAGGCGCTGAAGGTCAACTACCTGGCCCCGGTGCAGATCGCCCGCTCCTCGTACAAGTACCTGGCCGAGACCAAGGGCCAGCTGCTGCTGTACACCTCCAGCAGCTACACCCGCGGCCGCGCCGAGTACAGCCTGTACTCCTCCACCAAGGCCGCCATGGTGAACCTCACCCAGGCGCTGTCCGACGAGTGGGCCGGCGACGGCATCCGCGTCAACTGCATCAACCCGGAGCGCACCGCGACGCCGATGCGCACCAAGGCCTTCGGCCAGGAGCCGGCGGGCAGCCTGCTCTCCTCCGAGGCCGTGGCCCGCACCTCGCTCGACGTGCTGCTGTCCGAGCTGACCGGCCATGTCATCGACGTGCGCCAGCAGGACCCGACGGCGGCCGCGGGCAGGGCCTCCGGCTTCGAGCAGGCGCTCGCCTCGGTCCTCGACCGCCAGAGTGGCATGTAA
- a CDS encoding alkaline phosphatase D family protein: MTGVTAPGPVPASPDRRRFLTAGAAVLGAAASAQLWLPAAARAADSPLPDGVFSLGVASGDPLPDGVVLWTRLAPDPLNGGGMPDRAVAVEWEIAEDERFARPARRGTAQARPEYGHSVHVDVRGLRPGRTYWYRFRAGGQLSPTGRTRTAPHRHSSGGSVRLALASCQNWQHGWFTPYADMLAQDPDVVLFVGDYIYESVPSATAPRRHEGTGEPYTLTQYRNRYAQYRTDPDLAAMHAGAPWVVTFDDHEVDNDFAGQIPQDPDKQPHDAFVARLTAAYQAFYEHMPVRATAIPDGPHIRMHRRLEFGRLARLNVLDTRQYRSDQATSQAGAMDPSLTMLGAAQKRWLLDSLHRSPARWNLIASQIMMAETDLLVGEGKQWFYDAWDGYQAERNEFLKEFRRVRNPVVLTGDRHLTMVSDLKEDFVDPDSAVVGAEFVGTSISSNGDQDQAAFHREWDPRLPDNPHWKLLDAHRGYHLFDVRRDGIDAQVRVVDTVRRPQATPRTQARLRVDAGRPGVHLV, translated from the coding sequence ATGACCGGAGTGACCGCACCAGGACCCGTACCCGCCTCCCCCGACCGACGCCGCTTTCTGACCGCGGGCGCCGCCGTGCTCGGCGCCGCCGCCTCCGCGCAGCTGTGGCTGCCGGCCGCCGCGCGCGCCGCCGATTCCCCGCTGCCCGACGGTGTGTTCAGCCTCGGTGTCGCCTCCGGCGACCCGCTGCCCGACGGGGTGGTGCTGTGGACCCGGCTCGCCCCGGACCCGCTGAACGGCGGCGGCATGCCCGACCGGGCGGTGGCCGTGGAGTGGGAGATCGCCGAGGACGAGCGGTTCGCCAGACCCGCGCGCCGGGGCACCGCCCAGGCGCGGCCCGAGTACGGGCACAGCGTGCACGTGGACGTCCGCGGCCTGCGCCCGGGCCGCACGTACTGGTACCGCTTCCGGGCCGGCGGGCAGCTCTCGCCCACCGGCCGCACCCGTACCGCCCCGCACCGCCACAGCTCCGGCGGCTCCGTGCGGCTCGCCCTCGCCTCCTGCCAGAACTGGCAGCACGGCTGGTTCACGCCGTACGCCGACATGCTCGCCCAGGACCCCGACGTGGTCCTCTTCGTCGGCGACTACATCTACGAGTCGGTCCCGTCGGCGACGGCGCCGCGCCGCCACGAGGGCACCGGGGAGCCGTACACCCTGACCCAGTACCGCAACCGGTACGCCCAGTACCGCACCGACCCCGACCTCGCGGCCATGCACGCGGGCGCGCCCTGGGTCGTCACCTTCGACGACCACGAGGTCGACAACGACTTCGCCGGACAGATCCCGCAGGACCCCGACAAGCAGCCCCACGATGCCTTCGTGGCCCGGCTCACCGCGGCCTACCAGGCCTTCTACGAGCACATGCCGGTCCGCGCCACGGCGATCCCGGACGGCCCCCACATCCGCATGCACCGCCGCCTGGAGTTCGGCCGCCTCGCCCGGCTCAACGTGCTCGACACCCGGCAGTACCGCAGCGACCAGGCCACCAGCCAGGCCGGTGCCATGGACCCGTCGCTCACCATGCTCGGCGCCGCGCAGAAGCGCTGGCTGCTGGACTCCCTGCACCGCTCGCCGGCGCGCTGGAACCTCATCGCCTCGCAGATCATGATGGCCGAGACCGATCTGCTGGTCGGCGAGGGCAAGCAGTGGTTCTACGACGCCTGGGACGGCTACCAGGCCGAACGCAACGAGTTTCTGAAGGAGTTCCGCAGGGTGCGCAACCCGGTGGTGCTCACCGGCGACCGCCATCTGACGATGGTCAGCGACCTCAAGGAGGACTTCGTCGACCCGGACTCCGCGGTCGTCGGCGCCGAGTTCGTCGGCACCTCCATCTCCAGCAACGGCGACCAGGACCAGGCCGCCTTCCACCGCGAGTGGGACCCGAGGCTGCCGGACAACCCGCACTGGAAGCTGCTCGACGCACACCGCGGCTACCACCTCTTCGACGTGCGCCGCGACGGGATCGACGCCCAGGTGCGCGTCGTCGACACCGTGCGCCGGCCGCAGGCGACGCCGCGCACGCAGGCGAGGCTGCGGGTGGACGCCGGACGCCCCGGCGTCCACCTGGTCTGA